The genomic window TCGTGACCGCGACCTGTATGCTGATGATGTCCGCACTTCAAGGCTTCAAAGCCTGACTTAGGCGCGATCGCAGGAGATAGACTATGCAGTCGGGCCCAATGCGGGTCGAAATCACCGAGGCCCTCCTCGACGCCTTTCCTGACAGTGGCGATATGTGTCTGGTAGTCGAGCGTGCCGACATCGGTACTCGGTTCACTAATTACCTCGTAGGCGGCGTCACCTACGAGCAGGCCCTCCACTCGCTCATTAGCAACTACGCAGACCCCCAAGATCAGCTTTTGCCGCTCCTGAGGGAAGCCCAGCATAAGAACCCCAAGAACGACAAGCTGCGGGGAGTAATGAATAAGCTGGCAGAGCTGGAGCTGGACTTCGCCTCACTGCGACCCGACAGGAGTTTTGGCGAGGCCGAGCGAATCGTGCTCAAGGGGGTGGCATTCGAGGACGTCGCCGTCTGGGTCGAGAAGCTCAAGGCGAAGCGTCGCGCTGTCTGTCGCATCGAGCCTCAGCCGCAGGCCGAGACAACGGCCGGGTTCGGCTCAGGCTTTTTGGTCGCCTCGGACGTCGTGATCACGAACTTCCACGTCGCCAAGCCCTTCTGGAACGACGAGGCGAGGGCCCGTCGCGTGGTGCTTCGGTTCGGCTACGAGACCGATTCCAAGGGGATCAATGTCTCGGAAGGCGTGGAATACCGGCTAGCGACTGTCTGGCGCGGGCCGGGGACGCCGAGCGAGGGGCTGGCCGAGCGACCATGGCAAGTGCTTAGCAGCCCCGAGGACAACCTGGACTACGCCCTGCTGAGACTCGATAAGCCAGCCGGCACCGACCGCATCGACGGGGTCGAGCGGGGCTTCCTAACACTGACCTCTTGGCAGCTCAACGAAGATGATCCGCTTCTGATCCTCCAGCACCCGAGTGCCGCGCCACTAAAGCTCTCGATCGGAGCGGTTCAGAGCCTGGACCTTCCCAGTCATGTGTTCTACATAGTGAACACAGAAGGAGGATCGTCCGGCTCCCCCTGCCTGAACCAGAGGTTGGAGACGGTTGCGCTACACCGCCAAGGTGAGTCATCGAGGAATCGCGGAGTCACGTTCAAAGCGATCCACGAGGACTGGTCCAGCCGAGTTGATGCGCTTAAGGTCCAGGGGGTATTCTGGCTGGCGAACCAAGGCGCCATGATCCCCGAAATCACGTCCGCTTCGCTCGCGAAGAAATGGACCGGGGCACCGTCGGGCGACTCCGGAACGTCCCCGGATCATCGTGCCACTGGGGTGTCTGAGCACAGCCTAGCAACCGCGGTCCCCCCAAGAGGACTGGATGAAGAGCTGCGTCTCTTGCTGAGGCCGTTGATGGGTGACCGCGACAACCGGCGAGCTAGGCTGACCAGAGCCTTCAGCAACTACCCTGGCCTGCTCGACCGTATCAACCTCGATGGCGAGACTGGGGTTTTCCTGTCCAACCTTATCAACACACTCCGCGAATACGGCGAGGTCGAGCGTGGCGAACCCGCCTTGCACCGGCTCTTGGTTCCGATCAAGGAGGAGGTCGGGGTCCGCGATAGGGAGCGGATTGAGGAGATCCTCCGCAGCCACCCTCGGTAGCCCCCGGGTCGGATGATTCGGGGGTGTATCACCGGCCTC from Aquisphaera giovannonii includes these protein-coding regions:
- a CDS encoding trypsin-like peptidase domain-containing protein, with protein sequence MQSGPMRVEITEALLDAFPDSGDMCLVVERADIGTRFTNYLVGGVTYEQALHSLISNYADPQDQLLPLLREAQHKNPKNDKLRGVMNKLAELELDFASLRPDRSFGEAERIVLKGVAFEDVAVWVEKLKAKRRAVCRIEPQPQAETTAGFGSGFLVASDVVITNFHVAKPFWNDEARARRVVLRFGYETDSKGINVSEGVEYRLATVWRGPGTPSEGLAERPWQVLSSPEDNLDYALLRLDKPAGTDRIDGVERGFLTLTSWQLNEDDPLLILQHPSAAPLKLSIGAVQSLDLPSHVFYIVNTEGGSSGSPCLNQRLETVALHRQGESSRNRGVTFKAIHEDWSSRVDALKVQGVFWLANQGAMIPEITSASLAKKWTGAPSGDSGTSPDHRATGVSEHSLATAVPPRGLDEELRLLLRPLMGDRDNRRARLTRAFSNYPGLLDRINLDGETGVFLSNLINTLREYGEVERGEPALHRLLVPIKEEVGVRDRERIEEILRSHPR